The following nucleotide sequence is from Paenibacillus andongensis.
CAAAATGGATTCCTTCCGTTTGGAAATTCAGCAATTTCGCCGATGCATGGACGATTCAGCCTTTTACCTTATTCCTGGAAAATACCGTCATTGTGACGTTGATGTCAACGCTCGGCCAACTGATATCCTGTACGCTCGTAGCCTATGGGTTTGCGAGATTCGATTTTAAAGGGCGCGATCTGCTGTTTCTGATCGTGCTTGCTACGATGATGATCCCTTGGGAAGTCACCATGATCCCGCAGTATATGGAGTTTAACTATCTGGGCTGGATTAATACGCTCAAACCGCTTATAGTTCCGTCGTGGTTCGGCTCGGCTTATTTTATCTTCTTGCTGAGACAGTTCATTCTGACGCTTCCGCGTGAACTAGATGAGGCGGCAACGATCGATGGGGCTAACAAATTTGCTATTCTAGTGCGGATTATTGTTCCGCTCATGGGACCATCGCTCATCTTAGTCGGTGTATTTCAGATTATGAGTTGTTGGAACGATTATCTGGGACCGCTCATTTTCCTAAATGATCAGTCGAAATATACACTGACGCTTGGATTGTCGCAGTTCAAAGGGATGTTTGGCGTCGATATGCAGTCCATTATGGCGATTACCTGCCTGATCTCCATCCCGCCGCTGGCTGTGTTCTTCTTCGCGCAGCGCTATATTGTCGGTGGCATCGCCGGTACGGGGATTAAGGGGTAGATTGGTCCTTTCTATGATAAAAGTCATTGGAAATTATACAATCATATCCCATTTCCTGCAGTGAATATCATCATTCTATTGCAATTATCCAATGAGTTATAGAGACATAGAGAGAGATTCGAAAGGAGAGACAACCATGCGTAACGAGAAAACGGCACGTGATTGGGATAATCTTGCTGTGTTAGAGCGCAATCGCGCGAAAAGCCGAGCGTATTTCATCCCGCATTCCGATAGGGCCGGAGCTTTGAGCTATGATCGAGGGAGCTCGCCTTGGTTCAAATCATTGAATGGCAGTTGGAAGTTTCATTATGCGAAGGGGCCTGAATGGGCACCGGATGATTTTTACCTAGAGAATTATGACATGTCGGGCTGGGATGAGATTCAAGTTCCGAGCCACTGGCAGCTGAAGGGTTATGGAAATCCGCATTATACGGACTTATATTATCCGTTCCCGGTTGATCCCCCGCATGTGCCTAACGATAATCCGACAGGCAGCTATGTGCGTGAGTTTGAACTTCCGCCGCATTGGGACGGCAGACAACTGGCCGTGAAATTCGATGGGGTGGATAGTGCCTTCCATGTATGGGTCAATGGAACATTGGTAGGTTACAGCCAAGGAAGCCGATTGACGTCAGAGTTTGATCTGACACCATATGTTAAGCAAGGAATCAATCGTATGGCGGTTCGCGTCTATCAATGGTCAGACGGCAGCTATCTGGAAGACCAGGACATGTGGTATCTGAGCGGTATTTTCCGGGATGTGTATCTGGTTTCGGAACCGTCCTCCACGCGGGTCGTGGACTATCGAATCGTTACCGAATTGGACGCGGACTATCGGGATGCGACTTTATCGGTTCAAGTTGAGCTGCAAGGAGATGCTTTGCAAGGGGAGCTCCAGCTGCAGTTGTTGGATCATGAAGGTGCACATGTTGTTTCAGCTGAAAAGCTGATTACTGTCGCCGCTGCTGGTCAGACGGTTCTGGAATTTTCAATGCCAGTCACGAAGCCTGCTCTCTGGAGCGCTGAAGCTCCAACTTTATATCATTTGACGATAAGCATCGTGGGCCAGACTGGTAAAGTAGTGGAGGCGGTTGCTCAACGAGTTGGCTTCCGCAAGATCGAAGTGAAGGATGGCCAGTTTTTGGTGAATGGCAAGGCGATCATGCTAAAAGGTGTAAACCGTCATGATCACCATCCCGATACGGGACGCACAGTGACGCTGTCGACCATGATTCAAGATGTGAAGATGATGAAACAGCATAATATGAATGCGGTCAGAACCGCTCATTATCCGAATGATCCGCGGTTCTATGATATTTGTGACGAATACGGCTTATATGTCATGGAAGAAACCGACTTGGAAACACACGGCTTCGAGCCTCTGGGCAATATTTCACGGCTAAGCGATGACCCTGCTTGGCAGGAAGCGTATGTCGACCGCGTGCGCCGCATGGTGGAGCGTGATAAGAATCATCCGTCCGTCCTGTTCTGGTCACTTGGCAATGAGTCCGGCTTCGGCTGCAACTTTCGTGCGATGTCGGCTTGGTGCAAACAAGCAGATCCAACGCGGCTGATTCATTATGAAGAAGATCGCGAAGCGGAAGTGTGCGATATCGTGAGCACGATGTACTCCTCCGTAGAGAAGATGCAAGGCTTCGGTCAGCTGGTTGATCATCCGAAACCGCATATTCTATGCGAATTCGCCCATGCCATGGGGAATGGTCCAGGCGGACTCAAGCCGTATTTTGATACTTTCGATGCTTATAGAAGGCTGCAGGGTGGTTTCGTTTGGGAATGGATCGACCACGGTATCCGCAGGAAGACAGCGGATGGCAAAGACGACTACGCTTACGGCGGAGACTACGGCGATGTGCCGAACAACAGCAATTTCGTCATTGACGGTCTTGTTCGTCCGGATCGGACACCTTCCCCAGGTCTTATTGAATACAAGAAAATTATTGAGCCTGTCAGGGTCGAGTATATAAAAGATGACTGCATACGCATCATGAATCGTTATGATTTTGTGACGCTCGATCACCTCTATGCAGATTGGAGCGTGACGGTAGAGGGGCGAACCGTCCAAAGCGGCGTGCTTGTTCTACCGCGAATTGGTCCTGGTGAAAGTGCAGAGCTGCATGTTCCCGTGAGAGCAGATCTGCAGCTAGCCTTATTGAATCAGGGGGCTGAGCGTTGGTTGAACGTCGGTTTCACCCTTGCGGCTGATTGCATCTGGGGTGAGCAAGGACATGAGGTAGCTTGGGCGCAGCTCGCGCTAGAAGCAGTTGGGAAAAGTGAGCTAACTAGAAATGCCGGAGTTAGCGCCAATTCGTCCGCTTCTGCGGCAGCTGGTTTGCCAATGAGGAGTTTATCCTGCACAGAGGAAGGGCGCAAGCTCATCCTCGCAAACGACTCATTCCGAATCGCATTCGACACCCGGCGGGCAGGAATAAGTTCGCTGCGAATGAATGGCCAAGAGCTAGTGAACAAAGGGCCGCGTCTGAACTTCTGGCGTGCGCCGATTGATAACGATATGTATGTCCTGCCTGACTGGTACAAGGCGCATCTCAATAGACTCAGCGAACGAATCGATGATTGCCGTTGGGAGCGGTTGGACGAAGGAACGATTCGTGTAACTTGGGATTCTCGCATTGCACCCCCGGTATTCGACTGGGGCTTCCGATGTGAAACGACTTACATCATAACAGGCTCAGGCCTTATCGTTATTGATGTGCACGGCGTACCAGAAGGCAAGCCGCCTGCCATGCTTCCAAAGATTGGACTCCAAATGGAGATACCGGGAGACATGGATGCTGTGACATGGTACGGACGTGGTCCGGGAGAGAACTACTCCGATAGCAAAGAAGCAGGACGGTTCGGTGTGTATCGTAAGTCTGTAGATGAACTTTTCACGCCATATATTTATCCGCAGGAAAACGGCAACCGCACGGATGTAAGGTGGGTTTCCATTACGGACGGCGCGGGAATCGGCTTGCTCGCGGTAGGAGCACCGACACTTGAATTCAGTGCTCGACGCTATACTGACGCGGATTTAGAAGCAGCCAAACATGCGAGTGATCTTGTTCCACGGGATTTCATTACACTAAACCTGGATTACAGGCAAAATGGTCTGGGCAGCAACAGCTGTGGACCGGCTCAATCCCCGGAGAACACAGTCACATCGGAAGCTTTCCATTTCCAGATGCTGCTGAAGCCCTATTTATCGGAAGATGCCCTGCCTGAGCGGTTGAGCCATCAAATGAAATTAGAAATGAAACAGCTACAACAGGAGGGTACAAACCATGCTTAATACACAAGACGTTTTGAACTTATCGGGAAAAATAGCGGTTGTGACCGGCGGAGCCTCAGGGATTGGGCTAGCGACAGCTGAACTGCTGGCCAGCTTCGGAGCGTATTCCATCCTTCTAGATATTAACGAAGATCAAGGTGAACAGGCTGTAGCTGCAATCAAAAAGCAGGGAGGCCAAGCAAGTTTCTATCGCTGTGATGTGTCTTCCTCTGCCGATTGCCAGCGTGTTGCAGCAGAAATTGATGCTGCACACGGACGAATCGATATTTTGTTCAATAATGCCGGGATTATTCGCCGTAAAACGGTTGTTGAGCTGGAAGAACGCGATTGGGATTTAGTGATTGATGTCTCCTTGAAGGGCGTTTATCTACTGTCCAAATCTATCATCCCAATCATGGAGCGTGAGGGCGGAGGCAGCATCATTAACTCCGGCTCCGGTTGGGGACTTAAAGGCGGAGACCGCGCTGCTGCCTACTGCGCTGCCAAAGCTGGCGTTGTGAATTTAACGCGGGCTATGGCTATCGATCACGGCGTCGCCAATATTCGCGTGAACTGCGTATCGCCAGGCGATACGGACACGCCGCTGCTGCGTGATGAAGCTAAGCAGCTGCAGCGAAACGAGGCGGAATTCCTAATCGCCTCTGCCGGCGGCCGCCCACTGGAGAGACTCGGAACACCGCGAGATATCGCGAATGCGGTCCTATTTCTGGCGAGTGACATGTCTTCCTGGGTAACGGGAAGCGTGCTCGTTGTTGACGGCGGGGGCATTGCCTAAAAGCGATTCGAACCCAGCTACGCTTGGCAGTTAAGAATCTATAAAATCGTGTTTTAAAAGTCCGCTTTCAGAACGTGGACTTTTTAAACTACCTTTATAAGTACAACGATGAATGGAGGCGTTACCTTTGCCTAATAACAGAACTTATGCCCATCCTTATATACCGAATACTGTGCCTGAGGTTCGTGATGCGATGCTGAAGGAAATCGGCCTGACATCAATGGACCAGCTTCATGACGCCATTCCAAACAGCTTGAAGCTGAATCGGGAGATGAACCTCCCGCCAGCCATGACGGAATATGAGCTGCGCCGCCATATAGATGGTCTACTCGCCAAGAATAAGCACGGTGCCGCTTATCTGAATTTCCTCGGAGCGGGCTGCTGGCAGCATTTTATTCCGGCTGTCTGTGACGAAATCAATCAGCGTTCCGAGTTCGTTACAGCTTATGCCGGTGAACCCTATGAAGATCACGGACGATTCCAAACCCTGTTCGAGTATCAAAGCCTGATGGCTGAGCTGGTTGATATGGACGTCGTTAATGTCCCTACCTTCGACTGGGCACAAGCGGCTTCAACAGCGATTCGGATGGCGGGCCGCATTACCGGCCGCCGTGTTGCACTGCTTCCAAAGTCAGTCGATCCCGACAAAGTGATGATCATTAACAACTACTGCACACCAGTGATGGAGCTGCGTTTTGTTGAAATCAACGAGGCAACCGGCAAAATGGACTTGAATGATTTGCGCAGCAAGCTATCCAGCGAGGTAGCTGCGGTATACTTCGAGAATCCTGGTTACCTTGGCATCATCGAAGACCAAGGACATGAAATCTCGGAGCTTGCTCATTCCGTGAATGCCATCTCCATCGTTGGCGTGGACCCAATCTCACTTGGCGTACTTCAGCCTCCGAGCCAATATGGCGCAGATATCGTCTGTGGAGATTTGCAGCCGCTGGGGATGCATATGAACTACGGCGGCGGGCAAGCCGGATTTATCGCGACGCGCGACGAAGAGACCTATGTCATGGAATATCCTTCACGGTTGTTCGGCATCGTGCCGACCGAGGTTGAAGGTGAATATGGCTTCGGCGACGTGGCTTATGAGCGCACATCCTTCGCGCTTCGCGAGAAAGGGAAGGAGTCCGTCGGTACCCAGACAGCATTATGGGGCATAACCGCAGGTGTATACTTGTCCTTGCTTGGGCCAACGGGTATGCAGGAGGTCGGCGAGACCATCATACAGAAATCGCAATACGCTGCAAAGAAACTCTCCGCCATTCCAAGCATTTCCCTTCGATTCGGCGAGACTGCTTTCTTCAAGGAGTTTGTTGTTGATTTCAACGATACTGGCCTAACTGTTGCTGAAATTAATGCGCGCTTGTCAGAAGCGGGAATATTCGGAGGCAAAGATTTGTCCGCTTCCTTCCCGGCATGGGGTCAATGTGCCCTCTACTGCGTTACTGAAATTCATTCGCAGGCTGATCTAGATCGTCTAGCAGACACCATTCAAACCATCGTTCGTAAACCGTGATCGATTGATATAGAGAAAGGACGGAACGCCATGAAACGAATTCGCAGAGATCATAAAGTCCGTAATTTTCATCAAGCCAAATGGGATGAGCCGGTCATCTTTGAGCTTCACCGTCAGGGTGAGCGAGGGGTCATTCCGCCAGGAACGGAAGCTGGCATTGCAGCTGAGGTGGGAGATGGTATTGGACGTATTCCAGTTTCCATGAAGCGAAAATCAGCGCCGGCTTTACCCGAGATCGGTCAAGCCAAAGTGCTTCGGCATTACTTGCGCCTATCCCAGGAGACTCTAGGCTCCGATTTGAATGTCGAGATCGGACAAGGGACCTGTACGATGAAGTATATTCCGCGTATCAACGAAATGCTTATCCGTTCGCCACATATGATGGAGCTTCATCCCTTGCAGGATGCAGATTCCGTGCAGGGCATGTTGGAAATTTTCTATAAACTAGACCTTGCCATGCGTGAGATCAGTGGGATGGATGCCTTCTCGTTCCAACCGAGCAGCGGCACGCAGGCCTTGCTTGCGATGGCTTCCATCGTTCGTGCTTATCATGATTCGCGGGGTGAGGGGGACCAGCGGGATGAGATCATCACGACGATTTTCTCTCACCCCTCCCAAGCGGCGACAGCTGCGGTCAAGGGCTACAAAATCATCACACTGCATCCAGATGAAGATGGTTTCCCAGACATAGAGAAGCTGAAGAGTGTTATCTCCGAGCGAACTGCTGGTTTTGTCGTTGCGAACCCGGAGGATACGGGCATCTATAACCACCGAATCCGCGAGTTTACTGACATTGTTCACGAAGCGGGCGGAGTCTGCTTCTACGATCAGGCCAACGCAAACGGCTTGCTTGGCATCACGAGAGCGAAGGAAGCGGGCTTCGACATGTGCTTCTTCAATCTGCATAAGACTTTTGCGGCTCCTCATATGTGCGGCGGTCCGGCAACGGGTGCACTTGGTGTGAGTGAGGAACTCAAACGTTTCTTACCTGGACCGCTCGTGAATTACGACGGAAGCCGTTATGTTTTGACGAATCAGACGGCAGACAGCATTGGCAAAGTCCGCAGCTTCCATGGGGTCGCACAGACTGTCCTGCGTTCTTACGCTTGGATTATGAGCCTCGGTCCGGATGGACTGAAGGATGTAGCCCAAATTGCGGTGCTGAACAACAATTATCTGTATCACAAAATCCTGCAAATCCGCGGAGCGAGCGCACCTTATATCAAAGGACGCCGCCTCGAGCAGGTTCGCTACAGCTGGAAGCAGCTTACAGATGAGACAGGTGTCACGACAGAGGATATTACCCGCCGCATGTGTGATTTCGGCCTGCATTACTGGACGTCCCATCACCCGTATATCGTGAAGCAGCCGTTTACTTTGGAGCCGACAGAGTCGTATTCCAAAGAAGATCTGGACGAATACATCCATGCGCTGGAGCATATCTCGAATGAAGCCTACACACAGCCTGATATTGTGCGGTCAGCTCCGCATAACAGTACCGTTCATCGGAACGATGAGTCGTCTCTGGATGACCCGGAGCAATGGTGCATTACTTGGCGTGCGTATCTGAAAAAGACGCAACCGGTATAAATCGCTCTATCGTTTTCATCTTGCTGTCATATATAATTATTGTTGAACAGAGAGGCTCCGTGAGGAGCCTTTTCTGTTTACCATCATATTAAAGATTTGACACTATCGATTGATCGCGATTTATGACACCTCCATGTAGAGCAAGATTGGATGAATGAATCGACGGTCTCGATTTCCTAGCAAATAGGGGCTAAGTTTAGTTTATCAAAAATAAAACAAAACCAGTTGGGAAAAGCAGGAATCGATGAGTGAATCTGTAATATTATATAAAAAGACAAAATTCGCCGATTTTCGGCAAGGAGAGTACAAACATGATGCATCCGCATACGGAACTGCGATACATTGACGACAAGATCGGTTTCGGGGTTTTCGCTACTAGGCTCATTCCCAAAGGGACAATTACATGGGCGCTCGATGATTTGGACCAAATTCTGGAGCCGGACGCGGTTCAGGCGCTCGAGGAAGATAGGAAAAAGCTCGTTCTGAAGTACTCCTACCGTAATCAAGATGGGAAGTACATTCTCTGCTGGGATAATGGCCGTTATGTAAACCACAGCTTCCATGCCAACTGTATCGGAACAGCGTACGAGATAGAAATCGCGGTCCGTGACATTCATCCTGGGGAGCAGCTAACCGACGATTACGGCTCGCTGAATGTGGATGAACCGTTCGAATGCTTCCCGGAGGAAGGGACCGATCGAACGCGGGTGATGCCCGGTGATTTGCAGCTATATGCTGATATTTGGGATGCTCAAGCGTTAGACGCTTTTCAGCACTATTATGAGGTCGAACAGCCACTAGCGCATCTCATTCGTCCGGAATTTCAAGATAAAGTAGAAATCGCTGCTAAAGAGCAGCGATTGGTGGATTCCATACGAGCTATTTATTTTGACCGTGATTCCAAGAATACGGTCAAATGAGGAGCACGCTTCATTAAGTCTTGGAAAAATTCACGCTGCAGCGTGATAAAGACGACCGGTGTTAGCGTGTGAATGGTAGCCGTACGGGGAATGTTGCGAAGTAACGCCACTTCCCCAAAGAAATCGCCGTCGGACAGCACAGCAAGCCGATCATTGGTTCCTGTGCTGTTCTTTTTCAACACTTCGACCTTGCCCCGTACAATAATGTAAAACTTATCCCCAAGATCACCTTCGTCGATGATCGTCCGCTCTTTGGCATAGGATTCCGTTACGAAAAAGTGGGATATATCCCGTAATAATGATTCATCCATTTCTGAAAAAATCGGAAATAGCTTCAGCCTCCCCGAACTAATCTCTACGTGATAGCCGTCCTCGCTTATGTCGAAGCCAGTTTGCTTCGTCCACGATTGCTTATAACGACCTTCCGGCAGCATGAGTAATTCCTGGTGACTGCCTTTCTCGGCAATTTCGCCTTGATTCAGCACGTAGATACAATCGGCATGCTCAGCCGACGCGAGACGGTGGGTTACGGATATGACGGTCCTGGTGGCCGTTATTTGTTGTAGCGTCTTGTTGATTGCTGCCTCTGTGGCCGGGTCAAGCGCCGAAGTCGCTTCATCCAGGATTAGAATAGCCGGGTTACGAATGATCGCACGGGCGATCGCTACACGCTGCCGCTGACCGCCGGATAGACGTCCGCCCCGCTCACCGACATCCGTATCGTACCCATCTGGCAGGCTCATGACGAAATCGTGGATTTCGGCTAAACGTGCGGCCTCCATGACTTCCTCGTCGCTTGCTTCAGGCTTGCCTAGACGAATATTTTCACGGATTGAGGATCGGAAGAGGAAGCTTTCCTGAAACACAATGCCGATTTGAGAACGAAGCGATGGCAGCGCAATTTGACGGATGTCGGTTCCATCGTAGCGCACGGAGCCCGTCTGCGGATCGTAGAAACGCATCAGCAGGTTAATGATGGTGCTTTTACCGGAGCCGCTGGCACCAACGAATGCAGCAAAGGTGCCTTTGGGAATCGTCAGGCTGACACCGTTCAAACTGCGCTGCTCCGGGCTGTAAGCGAACGTGACATTGCGAAATTCAATGTTGCTTTCAAAATGCGGCAGATGAGTGCCCTGTTCGTTGCTAGGAACACTCGGCTGCTCATCGAGCAGCTCACGGACCCGCTGCATACCGGATGTCGCTTCAATAAATTGAGGGGCAAGCCAGGTTATAGCTGCAACCAAGTAGCTCAGGCTGAGTAGAATCGCGCTGAAGGCGAGCAGTGAACCGATGGAGAGGATGCCGAAGTAAGCTAGCATCGATCCCACGCAAATCGTCATCAAGTTCAAAATCATCGTGCCCAGATTAGTTGTACGGTCAATCAGGAAACTTAAGAAGCTGGATCGGGTCGATAACTTCCCATACTGCAGCATACGATCGGCAAAGCGTCCAATCATTAAAGGCTGAAGCCCGAACGCTTTAATGACCGGTTGAGCACTCACATTTTCCTGTATAGCTGTGGCGATACTGGCCTGATCTTCTTTTAACTGATAACTGGCATCATAAGCCTTCTGACCGAATAATTTAGGTCCAATCAGACAGAGCGGCAACCCAATCACCGCAAGCAGCGCAAGCTGCCATTGCAGGACGAATAGCACCCCTACGTTCAAAATAAGCCCAAGTATGGATAAAAGCGCGTAGGGTATGAGCTTGATGAACGTATCAATGGAAATGAGATCATTATTGAATCTAGAAACGATATCGCCACCGCTCATTCGATGGAAGAAGTCGGTAGAGAGGCTCTGCAGCTTCTCAAAGAGCTGCTTATAGTAATTCGTCACGATGCGGGAGCCGAGACTTGCAAACATGCGATCACGGTACATGCCCACCACGACAGAAGCAAGAGCGCCGGAAGCCATTAAGGACAAAATAAGCAGTAGCAGGTTATACTGCTGCGGAACGATGGCCAAATCGATAATGAATTTGTAGCTGAGGGGCATGAACGTTTCGAAGGCCAGCTCTACGAGGAGAGCTGCAAGCAGAAGCGCAGTCTGCAGTTTGTACTGAAGGAAAGAGGAGAAGAGCAGACGGACAAAGGAAAACATGAATAACCTCCCGAGAGTAAATCGAACCATTTCCTCTATCTTAGCATCGGGTTTGGATTTGGAGTATAGTCTGGATGTAAATTTAATGAGGCAAAGAAAGATTTTCCCCTTGTTATATTTTTAGCTGCGTATTGTATAAAGTGCATCAATATGAAACTGCATAGCATAATCGCTTGACTTGGAGTTAACTCCAGAGAGTAAACTGTTTTTGAAAGAAACAATATCTAACAGAAAGTGAGGAACAATCTAAATGGAATATGTGAAACTTGGAAATACTGGCTTGGATGTATCTCGGCTTTGTCTTGGCTGTATGAGCTTTGGTGTAGCAGAGCGGTGGGTTCATCCATGGGTACTTAATGAAGAGCGCAGTCGTCCTATTATTAAAAAAGCTCTGGAGCAGGGTATTAACTTTTTTGATACGGCGAATGTGTATGCAGACGGAACAAGCGAAGAAATTGTTGGACGAGCTCTAAAGGATTATGCCAATCGTGATGAAATTGTCCTCGCGACAAAGGTTCATTTCCGCATGCATCAAGGTCCAAACGGGGCTGGTCTTTCCCGAAAGGCAATCTTGAGTGAAATAGATAAGAGTCTTAAGCGATTGGGAACCGATTATGTAGACCTTTATCAAATCCATCGCTGGGATTACAATACTCCTATTGAAGAAACAATGGAAGCATTGCATGATGTTGTGAAGGCTGGGAAGGCAAGATACATAGGTGCTTCTGCGATGTACGCATGGCAGTTCCTAAAAGCATTACATGTAGCTGAAAAAAATGGGTGGACTCGATTTGTGTCGATGCAGAATCATTTAAACCTCATATACCGGGAAGAGGAGAGGGAGATGCTGCCGCTTTGTAAGGAAGAGAAAATCGGTGTGATTCCATATAGCCCGCTTGCATCAGGAAGATTGACGCGTGATTGGTCGGAAAGAACACAACGTTCCGAAACCGATCAAGTTCAGAAATCTAAATACGATGCGACTGCAAGTACGGATCGATTGATTGTGGAGCGTGTTGCAGCAATCGCAGAAAAACGTGGTGTTCCCCGCGCTCAAATCGCACTTGCCTGGTTATTGCAGAAAGAACCGGTATCAGCTCCCATTATCGGTGCTACGAAATTGTCTCATCTCGATGACCCGGTAGCTGCTCTTTCGATTATATTAACACCTGAAGAAATTGCATTGCTGGAAGAGCCGTATGTTCCCCATCGGGTAATTGGTGCGGTTTGATGTATGAAACGACAAGAACACCCTAACCATTTATGGGCGTTCTTGATCTCAAATTCGGAGGTGAAATCTACATGTTGATAGCAGAAGTCAGTGAAAAATTTGATCTATCACAGGATACACTCCGCTATTATGAACGAATCGGACTTATTCCCAGGGTGAACCGCAATAAAAGCGGAATTAGGGATTATTCGGAAGAAGACTGCAGGTGGGTCGATTTTATCAAATGTATGCGAGGCGTAGGTCTTCCAGTTGAAATGTTGATTGAGTATGTTGGGCTGTTTCTGAAGGGTGACGAAACCATGGATGCTAGGAAAGAACTCCTAATCGAGCAGCGTATGAAACTCATAACAAAAATGGAACAGATGAAGAAAGTGCTGGAACGCATGGATGATAAAATTGAAAGATATGAACAGACCATAGTTGAAAAAGAAAAAACACTAAATAGACCGTAAGGGATAAATAGTATTCGCCAAAGGCACCTTCCTGTATAATGAATAGCTGAGCAACAAGACTATGCATCGAGGTGTTTAACTTTGACTTCAGAAAAATTTTTCAAGCATCCTTTAGGTATTGTATCCGCTGCGTCCTTGGCGACGCTTCTATGGGGGAGTGCATTTCCATTTGTTAAGCTAAGTTACGCGGATCTCCATATTGGAAAAGCGGATTGGTCCGAGCAGCTTTTGTTTGCTGGCTATCGTTTTATTTTAGCCGCGATTCTTATTCTATTGTTTATGGCAATCATCGGTAAAAAGGCGGGGTATCAACGGGGCACACTGCTGAAAATCGGGAAAATCGGTCTCTTCCAAACCTTTTTGCAATATCTATTTTTCTATTACGGTTTGAGCGCAAGTACGGGGATTCAGGGCTCGATTATCGCAGGGACGACCTCGTTTTTCCAAATATTGCTTGCTCACTATATGTACAAGAACGATCGTTTGAATTTGAAAAAAATGATCGGTTTAGTTTTAGGATTTGGCGGAGCCATCCTGGTCAATATGACCAAGGGGGATTTGACTCTGCAAATGGGCATAGGGGAAATTTGTTTGCTGATCGCGATGTTTTTCGGAGCGTTGGGCAATGTGCTTTCCAAGAACGAAGCGAAAGAGCTGGATGTCCTGTATATGACCGGTTGGCAAATGCTGCTTGGGGGCCTCGCCTTATTTGCGGTCGGTGCGACTTTTGCAGGTTCAATTGTTCTTGATTTTACATGGACAACCATGTTGATGCTGCTGTACTTAGCCTTTTTGTCGTCAGTTGGCTTCGTCCTCTGGAACAATGTTATGAAGTACAACAAAGTCGGAAGCATCTCGATGTATTTGTTCTTGATACCGGTTTTTGGTGTGATTTTGTCCGCGCTGATGTTGAAGGAAGAATTGCATCTAATTGTGTTTGCAGCGCTCGGTCTGGTGGTCTCGGGTATTGTTATTGTGAATCGGCCGAA
It contains:
- a CDS encoding DMT family transporter, with the protein product MTSEKFFKHPLGIVSAASLATLLWGSAFPFVKLSYADLHIGKADWSEQLLFAGYRFILAAILILLFMAIIGKKAGYQRGTLLKIGKIGLFQTFLQYLFFYYGLSASTGIQGSIIAGTTSFFQILLAHYMYKNDRLNLKKMIGLVLGFGGAILVNMTKGDLTLQMGIGEICLLIAMFFGALGNVLSKNEAKELDVLYMTGWQMLLGGLALFAVGATFAGSIVLDFTWTTMLMLLYLAFLSSVGFVLWNNVMKYNKVGSISMYLFLIPVFGVILSALMLKEELHLIVFAALGLVVSGIVIVNRPKRGAAVKRPS